Proteins encoded by one window of Emticicia oligotrophica DSM 17448:
- a CDS encoding xanthine dehydrogenase family protein molybdopterin-binding subunit encodes MTKHNSRRDFLKTSVLSTGGLLLGFNWFGQEASAAQVVESASNSFNAYLSIQPDGIVTILSPNPEIGQGIKTAFPIIVAEELDVDWNNVKVVQAPLDTKKFERQVAGGSGSIPHSWQRLRKAGATARQMLIEAAAKRWGVSASECSTDKGFVVHTSGKKLSYGELANDAAKLTPPTDVKLKDKKDFKLIGSTVKGVDNYGVLTGKPLFGLDFYREGMKFAMIQRPAAFGMKLKSFDASAAKASAPGIEVVSFKDKVAIVGKSTWEVKKARELVKIEWEKASNLESTDEHNKIFKELLDSNKAEVRRKDGDVETAFKDAAKIVEAEYQCPFLPHNPMEPMNFFAHVREDGVELVGPTQTPQAAQTQTAKLLNIPVEKVSVELTKMGGGFGRRLGTDYVLEAAELSSIIKAPVKVMWTREDDMSGGSYRPAVRYRFRAALDKQGNMIGYTLRGAGINAGNSTRQDNFPSGAVPNLLIDSVEHKSPITTGPWRAPITNFLAFAEQSFIDEVANAAGKDPVQFRLDLLEKAKTSPTGPIKYDIDRMKAVIELAAEKSGWGKKKKGVSQGFSVYFSHASYVAQVADVVLKKGKPVIQKIHAAVDCGIVVNQSGARNQVMGGIVDGIGHAMYGNLTFKDGAPIQNNFNAFRIIKMNEIPAIEVHFVNNGIDPTGLGEPALPPTGGSVANAIFKATGKRLRNQPFVEEDEKMFEGIS; translated from the coding sequence ATGACAAAACATAATAGCCGACGAGATTTCTTAAAAACTTCTGTCCTTAGTACTGGAGGCTTGCTTTTGGGCTTTAATTGGTTTGGACAAGAAGCATCGGCCGCACAAGTGGTAGAAAGTGCAAGCAATAGTTTCAATGCATATTTATCTATCCAACCCGATGGCATCGTTACGATTCTGTCACCTAATCCTGAAATCGGACAAGGCATTAAAACTGCATTCCCAATCATTGTTGCAGAAGAATTGGATGTAGATTGGAATAATGTAAAAGTAGTTCAAGCTCCGCTTGATACCAAAAAATTCGAACGACAAGTAGCTGGTGGTAGCGGTTCGATTCCTCATTCATGGCAACGCCTACGTAAAGCAGGTGCAACTGCCCGCCAAATGCTTATTGAAGCAGCAGCTAAGCGTTGGGGAGTTTCAGCTAGCGAATGTAGCACGGATAAGGGTTTTGTTGTTCATACTTCGGGCAAAAAACTAAGTTATGGAGAATTAGCCAATGATGCTGCTAAACTTACACCACCTACTGACGTTAAACTAAAAGACAAAAAAGACTTTAAACTCATTGGTTCAACGGTAAAAGGTGTTGATAATTATGGGGTTCTCACAGGAAAACCACTTTTTGGGCTCGACTTTTATCGTGAAGGAATGAAGTTTGCCATGATTCAGCGACCAGCTGCTTTTGGCATGAAACTAAAATCTTTTGATGCTTCAGCAGCTAAAGCGTCTGCTCCCGGCATTGAGGTCGTGTCGTTTAAAGATAAAGTGGCCATTGTTGGAAAATCTACTTGGGAAGTTAAGAAAGCCCGTGAGTTAGTAAAGATAGAATGGGAAAAAGCCTCTAATCTTGAAAGTACTGACGAACACAACAAAATTTTCAAGGAACTATTAGATAGTAATAAAGCAGAAGTTCGTAGAAAAGATGGAGATGTTGAGACAGCCTTTAAAGATGCTGCAAAAATTGTAGAGGCAGAATATCAATGTCCATTCTTGCCTCATAATCCAATGGAACCTATGAATTTCTTCGCTCACGTTCGTGAAGATGGCGTTGAATTAGTTGGTCCAACCCAAACTCCTCAGGCAGCACAAACACAAACTGCAAAATTACTCAATATTCCAGTTGAGAAAGTAAGTGTTGAACTCACTAAAATGGGTGGTGGATTTGGTAGAAGATTAGGAACTGACTACGTTTTGGAAGCAGCTGAGCTTTCGAGTATCATTAAAGCTCCTGTGAAAGTGATGTGGACGCGTGAAGATGATATGAGCGGTGGAAGTTATCGTCCTGCGGTTCGCTATCGTTTCCGAGCTGCCCTCGATAAACAAGGAAATATGATTGGCTATACCCTTCGAGGTGCGGGAATTAATGCTGGTAACTCAACTCGCCAAGACAATTTTCCTTCAGGTGCAGTTCCAAATTTATTGATAGATTCTGTAGAACATAAATCACCAATTACCACTGGACCTTGGCGTGCTCCAATTACTAACTTCTTGGCATTTGCCGAGCAATCTTTCATTGATGAAGTTGCCAACGCCGCTGGTAAAGACCCTGTTCAATTCAGACTTGATTTATTAGAAAAAGCCAAAACTTCACCAACAGGGCCTATCAAATATGATATCGACCGTATGAAAGCAGTGATTGAGTTAGCGGCAGAAAAATCGGGTTGGGGCAAGAAGAAAAAAGGTGTAAGTCAAGGCTTTAGCGTTTATTTCTCACATGCATCTTATGTGGCTCAAGTGGCTGATGTAGTACTGAAAAAAGGAAAGCCTGTAATACAAAAAATTCATGCCGCTGTTGATTGTGGTATAGTTGTCAATCAAAGTGGTGCAAGAAACCAAGTAATGGGTGGAATTGTAGATGGAATCGGACATGCCATGTATGGAAATCTAACTTTTAAAGATGGAGCTCCAATCCAAAATAACTTTAATGCATTTAGAATTATAAAAATGAACGAAATTCCAGCAATTGAAGTGCATTTTGTTAATAATGGCATTGACCCAACTGGTCTTGGAGAACCTGCCCTTCCTCCTACTGGTGGTTCTGTTGCCAATGCAATATTTAAAGCAACTGGTAAGCGTCTTCGCAACCAACCATTTGTTGAAGAAGATGAAAAAATGTTTGAGGGTATTTCTTAA
- the gcvP gene encoding aminomethyl-transferring glycine dehydrogenase produces the protein MKVNLSTQESFESRHHGKSQNDLQAMFNTIGVNSLDELIDQTVPEKIRLKNALNLPSSKSEVEFLADFKALAQKNKIYKSFIGTGYYDTIVPNVVLRNILENPSWYTAYTPYQAEIAQGRLEMLLNFQTMVIELTGMEIANASLLDEGTAAAEAMTMLHSVRPAAKKNAQTFFVSELCHPQTIDLVIGRAKPLGIHVVVGNHITYDLTNEDLYGILLQYPATNGEVYDYTDLIASAHELNVFTAVAADLLSLTLLTPPGEMGADVVVGSAQRLGVPMGYGGPHAAFFATKDSFKRQIPGRIIGVSVDAQGNRALRMALQTREQHIRREKATSNICTAQVLLSVMAAAYGIYHGPAGLKGIAAKVHGLAKLFAESVEGLDYQVINKNYFDTVTLHVEDSSKLRAIAEKNEVNLRYYADGNVGVSFDERKTLKDVELLLNIFAEANGKATTINLKSEVEIGFAPGLNRTSDYMTHPVFSSYHTEHEMLRYLKSLENKDLSLVHSMISLGSCTMKLNATAEMIPVTWPEFGNIHPFAPQNQAEGYQELFKNLNDWLCEVTGFAQMSLQPNSGAQGEYAGLMVIRAYHESRGDSHRNIALIPSSAHGTNPASAVMAGMQVVVTKCDEKGNIDVADLKAKAEQYSANLACLMVTYPSTHGVFEESIIEICDLIHAHGGQVYMDGANMNAQVGLTSPATIGADVCHLNLHKTFCIPHGGGGPGMGPIGVAQHLAEFLPTNAVVNMGGKFGIHGISAAPFGSASILTISYAYIAMMGGEGLTNATKNAILNANYIKSRLEGEYQILYTADSGHCAHEMIVDLRPFKASAGVEAEDVAKRLMDYNFHAPTLSFPVAGTLMIEPTESESKAELDRFCDALLSIREEIREIEEGKADKANNVLKHAPHTAPVVLTEEWTRPYSREKAAYPLAYVKANKFWATVSRIDSAYGDRNLICACEPVEAYAEN, from the coding sequence ATGAAAGTAAACCTTAGTACGCAAGAATCCTTTGAGAGTCGTCACCACGGCAAAAGCCAAAATGACCTTCAAGCCATGTTTAATACAATTGGCGTTAATTCACTAGATGAACTAATTGACCAAACAGTTCCTGAAAAAATCCGTTTGAAAAATGCATTAAACTTACCATCTTCGAAATCAGAGGTGGAGTTCTTGGCTGACTTCAAAGCTTTAGCTCAAAAAAATAAAATCTACAAATCTTTTATCGGTACTGGCTACTACGATACAATCGTACCGAATGTAGTTTTGAGAAATATATTAGAAAATCCATCTTGGTACACTGCCTACACACCTTATCAGGCTGAAATTGCCCAAGGTCGTTTAGAAATGTTACTCAATTTCCAAACTATGGTAATTGAACTAACAGGAATGGAAATTGCCAATGCTTCTTTACTTGATGAAGGAACTGCCGCTGCTGAAGCCATGACGATGCTCCATAGTGTGCGTCCTGCTGCTAAGAAAAACGCTCAAACTTTCTTCGTTTCAGAACTTTGTCACCCACAAACCATTGATTTGGTGATTGGTCGTGCAAAACCATTAGGCATTCATGTTGTAGTTGGTAACCATATTACTTATGACCTTACAAACGAAGACCTCTACGGAATTTTACTGCAATACCCAGCTACTAATGGCGAAGTATATGACTATACAGATTTGATTGCATCGGCTCATGAGCTTAATGTATTTACAGCGGTTGCTGCTGATTTACTTTCTTTAACCCTTCTTACTCCTCCAGGTGAAATGGGTGCTGATGTTGTAGTTGGTTCGGCACAACGCTTAGGTGTTCCGATGGGTTATGGTGGACCTCATGCCGCATTCTTTGCTACTAAAGATTCTTTTAAGCGTCAGATTCCTGGCCGTATTATTGGTGTTTCGGTTGATGCACAAGGCAATCGTGCACTAAGAATGGCATTACAAACACGTGAACAACACATTCGTCGTGAAAAAGCTACTTCAAATATTTGTACAGCTCAAGTACTGCTTTCGGTAATGGCGGCTGCTTATGGTATCTATCATGGACCAGCAGGTTTGAAAGGAATTGCAGCAAAAGTACATGGATTAGCTAAATTATTTGCTGAATCAGTTGAAGGCCTTGATTATCAGGTAATCAATAAAAATTATTTCGATACCGTAACACTCCACGTAGAAGATAGTTCAAAACTTCGTGCTATTGCTGAAAAGAATGAGGTAAACTTACGTTACTATGCAGATGGAAACGTTGGTGTTTCATTTGATGAACGTAAAACACTCAAAGATGTAGAACTCCTGCTAAATATCTTTGCAGAAGCCAACGGAAAAGCAACGACTATCAACTTAAAATCTGAAGTAGAAATTGGTTTTGCACCGGGCTTAAACCGAACTTCTGATTACATGACTCATCCAGTGTTTAGTAGTTATCATACTGAACACGAAATGTTGCGTTACTTAAAATCTTTAGAGAATAAAGATTTATCGTTGGTTCACTCAATGATTTCATTGGGAAGTTGTACGATGAAGCTTAATGCAACGGCTGAAATGATTCCTGTAACTTGGCCAGAATTTGGGAATATCCACCCATTTGCTCCGCAGAATCAAGCGGAAGGCTATCAAGAATTATTCAAAAACTTGAACGACTGGCTTTGTGAAGTAACTGGTTTTGCTCAAATGTCACTACAACCAAACTCGGGGGCACAAGGTGAATACGCAGGTTTGATGGTAATTCGTGCTTACCACGAAAGTCGTGGGGATTCACACCGCAATATTGCTTTAATTCCTTCATCGGCTCACGGTACAAACCCAGCTTCTGCAGTAATGGCAGGTATGCAGGTGGTTGTGACCAAATGTGATGAAAAAGGAAATATTGATGTGGCTGATTTAAAAGCAAAAGCCGAACAATACTCAGCAAACTTAGCTTGTTTGATGGTAACTTACCCATCGACGCACGGTGTTTTTGAAGAATCTATCATTGAAATTTGCGACTTGATTCACGCTCACGGCGGACAAGTATATATGGATGGTGCAAATATGAATGCCCAAGTAGGTTTGACCTCTCCTGCTACCATTGGAGCGGATGTTTGTCACCTCAACCTACATAAAACATTCTGTATTCCTCACGGTGGTGGTGGCCCTGGAATGGGACCAATCGGTGTAGCTCAGCATTTAGCTGAATTTTTACCCACTAATGCAGTGGTTAATATGGGCGGGAAATTTGGAATTCATGGAATTTCAGCAGCTCCATTTGGTAGTGCAAGTATCCTTACTATTTCATACGCTTACATTGCTATGATGGGGGGAGAAGGCTTAACCAATGCCACTAAAAATGCTATCTTAAATGCGAATTATATCAAATCTCGTTTAGAAGGCGAATACCAAATCCTTTATACCGCAGATAGTGGACACTGTGCTCACGAAATGATTGTTGATTTGCGTCCGTTCAAGGCAAGTGCAGGTGTTGAGGCAGAAGACGTAGCCAAACGTTTGATGGATTATAACTTCCATGCTCCTACGCTTTCGTTCCCAGTAGCTGGAACATTGATGATTGAACCAACAGAGTCAGAATCAAAAGCTGAACTTGATCGTTTCTGTGATGCATTATTGAGCATTCGTGAAGAAATCAGAGAAATTGAAGAAGGCAAAGCGGATAAAGCAAATAATGTATTGAAACATGCCCCTCATACTGCTCCAGTAGTTTTAACAGAAGAATGGACAAGACCTTATTCGAGAGAAAAAGCAGCTTATCCTCTAGCTTATGTTAAAGCAAATAAGTTCTGGGCAACAGTTAGCCGCATAGACTCGGCTTATGGAGATAGAAACCTCATTTGTGCTTGCGAGCCAGTTGAGGCTTATGCAGAAAATTAA
- a CDS encoding NRAMP family divalent metal transporter has translation MKNKNALLGAAFLMATSAIGPGFLTQTTVFTQQLAASFGFVILLSILLDIGAQLNVWRVVSVSRKPAQDLANELFFGLGYLLAFLIVIGGLAFNIGNVAGAGLGFEVLFGIDVKLGAIISSGIAIGIFLSKEAGKLMDNFAKILGFLMILLILYVVFVSQPPIFEAIQRTIIPQKFDALATVTLVGGTVGGYITFAGVHRLMDAGISGEENLSEINRSATTGILVTAIVRYLLFLASLGVVVAGMTLNKDNPPASVFQLAAGEIGYKIFGVVIWCAAITSVVGAAYTSVSFLRTFHPSFEKFHRQIIIGFIVFSTIIFVLIGKPVKILVLVGTINGFILPIALAIMLVASRKTRIVGNYKHSIFLQIIGWLVVMIMTAMAVYGFFPK, from the coding sequence ATGAAAAATAAAAATGCCTTACTTGGAGCTGCTTTTCTAATGGCCACTTCAGCTATTGGTCCAGGCTTTTTGACACAAACTACTGTTTTCACACAGCAATTAGCAGCTAGTTTCGGTTTTGTGATTTTACTTTCCATTTTACTTGATATTGGAGCTCAATTGAATGTTTGGCGTGTAGTTTCGGTGAGCCGTAAACCAGCCCAAGATTTGGCCAATGAATTATTCTTTGGTTTGGGCTACCTTTTAGCTTTCTTAATTGTCATTGGTGGTTTGGCATTTAATATTGGGAATGTTGCAGGTGCAGGTTTAGGCTTTGAGGTATTATTTGGAATAGATGTGAAGTTGGGAGCTATTATAAGCTCTGGCATTGCAATTGGAATCTTTTTATCGAAAGAAGCAGGAAAATTAATGGATAACTTTGCCAAAATTCTAGGTTTTTTAATGATTCTACTTATTCTCTATGTAGTTTTTGTCTCTCAACCTCCTATTTTTGAAGCTATTCAACGTACAATAATTCCTCAAAAATTTGATGCTTTAGCCACTGTTACACTCGTTGGTGGAACAGTAGGTGGTTATATAACTTTTGCGGGGGTGCATCGTTTGATGGATGCTGGCATTAGTGGAGAAGAAAACCTATCAGAAATCAACCGTAGTGCAACCACCGGTATTTTGGTAACGGCCATTGTCAGATACCTACTTTTCTTAGCTTCATTGGGTGTTGTTGTTGCAGGAATGACCTTGAATAAGGATAATCCACCTGCTTCGGTATTTCAGCTAGCTGCCGGAGAAATTGGGTATAAAATCTTTGGAGTAGTTATTTGGTGTGCAGCTATTACTTCAGTAGTTGGGGCAGCTTATACATCTGTATCTTTCTTACGAACTTTTCATCCAAGTTTCGAAAAATTCCATCGACAAATCATCATTGGCTTCATCGTTTTCTCTACAATTATTTTTGTATTAATTGGGAAACCTGTAAAAATACTTGTTTTAGTAGGTACAATCAATGGATTTATTCTCCCAATTGCCTTAGCCATTATGCTGGTGGCAAGTAGAAAGACTCGAATTGTTGGTAATTATAAACATTCCATCTTCTTACAAATCATTGGGTGGTTAGTGGTAATGATTATGACAGCCATGGCAGTTTATGGATTTTTCCCAAAATGA
- a CDS encoding BamA/TamA family outer membrane protein, which produces MKFFCLVILLFFGLEKVSAQDSTHKLLRDKNFVALPVVFRLPETRWGGGVGGVATFGFAKDSINAKLSQISFGTTFTQNKQILIFMPFKIFTNNGKYYFASENGWFRYNYIYSGIGENRVPEEKYDADYERVRLLATRAINAKTYVGLRVNFENYVVTKTKKDGELASGIIDGSDKSRTLGLGLSFLKDTRDQVFYPRKGVFGEFFIVPSGRFFGANRNFTKISADFAFYKSLTNKTVWASNYVAIANLGNVPFNQLAYLGGQSKMRGIFEGYFRDKNALMIQQEVRQEVWKRLGAVAFGSVGFMGSEHNHFLRLNKPKFTYGAGLRIATKNHLNLRLDYALSPYTGGNFYATIGEAF; this is translated from the coding sequence ATGAAGTTTTTTTGTTTGGTTATATTATTATTCTTTGGTTTAGAAAAAGTTTCCGCACAAGATTCTACTCATAAACTACTCAGGGATAAAAATTTTGTGGCCTTACCTGTCGTTTTTCGACTACCCGAAACACGTTGGGGTGGAGGGGTAGGAGGTGTCGCCACTTTTGGCTTTGCCAAAGATTCCATCAATGCTAAATTATCACAAATTTCTTTTGGGACTACATTTACTCAAAATAAGCAAATACTTATTTTTATGCCTTTTAAAATATTTACCAATAATGGTAAATACTACTTCGCCTCTGAAAATGGTTGGTTTAGATATAATTATATTTATTCTGGAATTGGTGAAAATCGAGTACCAGAAGAAAAATACGATGCTGATTATGAGCGTGTTAGGTTACTAGCTACGCGTGCGATTAATGCCAAAACTTATGTAGGTCTAAGAGTAAATTTTGAAAACTACGTTGTCACGAAAACCAAAAAAGATGGAGAATTAGCTTCTGGAATCATTGATGGGAGTGATAAATCGCGTACATTAGGTTTAGGTTTAAGTTTTTTGAAAGATACCCGTGACCAAGTGTTTTATCCTAGAAAAGGTGTTTTTGGGGAATTTTTCATCGTTCCTTCAGGGAGATTTTTTGGTGCAAATCGCAATTTTACAAAGATTTCAGCAGATTTTGCTTTTTATAAATCATTGACTAATAAAACAGTTTGGGCTAGTAATTACGTTGCTATTGCTAATTTAGGAAATGTGCCATTCAATCAATTAGCATATTTAGGAGGACAATCGAAAATGCGAGGAATTTTTGAAGGTTACTTCCGTGATAAAAATGCCTTAATGATTCAACAAGAAGTTCGCCAAGAAGTTTGGAAACGCTTAGGAGCAGTTGCTTTTGGTTCGGTAGGTTTTATGGGAAGTGAGCATAATCATTTTTTACGCCTAAATAAACCCAAATTTACATATGGAGCAGGTTTGAGAATAGCTACCAAAAATCACCTAAATCTTCGCTTAGATTATGCCCTATCCCCATATACTGGCGGCAATTTTTACGCAACAATTGGTGAAGCATTTTGA
- the tsaB gene encoding tRNA (adenosine(37)-N6)-threonylcarbamoyltransferase complex dimerization subunit type 1 TsaB has protein sequence MPIILSIETSTKGCSAAIHQDGKLLSISEIYNEKSSSGMLTTLIQHVVKTAGLTYESLDAIAVAKGPGSYTGLRIGVSTAKGLCYTLDKPLISVNTLEAMAYAISDFRILNEESTSFDLLCPMLDARRMEVYCAIYNAYTQEQVEETQAKIIDENSFNEILQKKKVLFFGDGASKCRSTLGQNPNALFLETTLNPSAKSVGILATNVFERGQFENVADFEPFYLKEFMATTAKVK, from the coding sequence ATGCCCATTATTTTAAGTATCGAAACTTCTACAAAAGGTTGTTCAGCAGCAATTCATCAAGATGGAAAGCTACTATCAATCAGCGAGATATATAATGAAAAATCTTCTTCTGGCATGTTAACTACGTTAATACAACACGTAGTAAAAACTGCAGGATTAACCTACGAAAGTCTCGATGCTATTGCTGTTGCAAAAGGGCCAGGTTCATATACTGGTTTACGCATTGGTGTTTCTACCGCTAAAGGTTTATGTTATACACTTGATAAACCATTGATTTCTGTAAATACTTTGGAAGCAATGGCATACGCAATTTCTGATTTTCGAATCTTAAATGAGGAATCCACAAGTTTCGATTTACTTTGCCCAATGCTTGATGCTCGCCGAATGGAAGTTTATTGTGCGATTTATAATGCTTACACACAAGAACAAGTAGAGGAAACTCAGGCAAAAATTATTGATGAAAATTCATTTAATGAAATCTTACAAAAGAAAAAAGTATTGTTTTTTGGCGATGGAGCTAGTAAATGTCGTAGTACTTTAGGTCAAAATCCCAATGCTCTTTTTTTAGAAACAACACTTAATCCATCTGCTAAAAGTGTGGGTATTTTGGCTACAAATGTATTCGAAAGAGGGCAATTTGAAAATGTAGCTGATTTTGAGCCTTTTTATCTCAAAGAATTTATGGCTACTACCGCGAAGGTAAAGTAA
- a CDS encoding ABC transporter permease — protein MKVLLLILESFRFAMNALRENILRTVLSLLGVTVGIFSIIGVYTMVDSLESNIKGSLSSIGTNVIYVQKWPWFFGGGDYPWWKYFMRPEPKYDEFKYLKENLEHAQSVAMMDFSSGVSCKKGSNSIEALCQGITYDFTDITEVPIVNGRYFAPQEVESGRNVAILGADISDALFPDSDPIGQSFKMKGQTLTVIGIQERKGKQIADFGGEPDQKVYIPFLAHKRIFSSGEPYGDIVLKGFDTDEGLLELEGETTGLMRTKRGLRPTQEDNFALNRPEAAAAALGQLFGTIRTSGFFIGLFSLLIGGFGIANIMFVSVKERTNIIGIQKSLGAKNFFILFQFLFESVFLCLIGGFFGILLVYLLSFLPLGSLDIILTSSNIIFGLIIASIIGVVSGIIPAWQAARLDPVIAIRSK, from the coding sequence ATGAAAGTACTATTACTAATATTAGAAAGTTTTCGATTTGCGATGAACGCTTTGCGAGAGAATATTCTCCGTACGGTTCTTTCTTTACTGGGAGTAACTGTTGGAATTTTTTCAATAATTGGCGTTTATACAATGGTCGATTCATTAGAGTCTAATATAAAGGGTAGTTTAAGTTCAATCGGTACGAATGTAATATACGTACAAAAATGGCCTTGGTTTTTTGGTGGGGGAGATTATCCGTGGTGGAAGTATTTTATGCGTCCAGAGCCTAAATATGATGAGTTTAAATATTTGAAAGAAAACCTAGAACACGCTCAATCAGTGGCAATGATGGATTTCTCGAGTGGGGTTTCTTGTAAAAAAGGTAGTAATAGTATCGAAGCTTTATGTCAAGGAATAACTTATGATTTTACCGATATTACCGAAGTACCTATTGTTAATGGTAGGTATTTTGCCCCTCAGGAAGTTGAGTCTGGAAGAAACGTTGCGATTTTAGGTGCGGATATTTCTGATGCTCTATTTCCTGATTCAGACCCAATCGGACAATCATTTAAAATGAAAGGTCAAACGCTAACGGTAATCGGTATTCAAGAAAGAAAAGGGAAACAAATTGCCGATTTTGGTGGTGAGCCAGACCAGAAAGTTTATATTCCTTTTTTAGCACATAAACGTATTTTCTCTTCGGGCGAACCTTATGGTGATATTGTTTTAAAAGGATTTGATACTGATGAAGGATTATTGGAACTGGAAGGAGAAACTACTGGTTTGATGCGTACTAAACGTGGTCTTCGACCAACTCAAGAGGATAATTTTGCTTTGAATCGCCCCGAAGCCGCCGCAGCAGCATTAGGACAACTCTTTGGCACAATTCGTACAAGTGGCTTTTTCATTGGATTATTTTCTTTACTTATTGGAGGTTTTGGTATTGCTAATATCATGTTTGTTTCGGTAAAAGAGCGTACAAATATCATTGGTATTCAGAAATCTCTTGGAGCTAAAAATTTCTTTATTCTTTTTCAATTCTTATTCGAGTCAGTTTTTTTGTGCCTAATTGGTGGATTCTTTGGCATTCTTTTAGTTTATCTCCTTAGTTTTTTACCACTGGGGTCACTTGATATTATTCTTACATCGAGCAATATTATTTTTGGATTAATCATAGCTAGTATCATCGGAGTTGTTTCGGGAATCATACCAGCGTGGCAAGCCGCACGTCTTGACCCAGTAATTGCCATTAGAAGTAAATAA